The following proteins come from a genomic window of Erpetoichthys calabaricus chromosome 18, fErpCal1.3, whole genome shotgun sequence:
- the dgcr6 gene encoding protein DGCR6 isoform X3, with protein MSTRNKRNARGCETKQKSWKGTRNQSLKMEGYHAIYESAADTTKQQERHYYLLSELQNLVKALPSSFQQRLSYTMLSDLALALIDGTVFEIARGLLDIQHLTEKNLYNQRQKLHTEHRMLKQEMVRKHKEALQSCKTHNLAVLRAAQQRELENLEQRVKDEQRMMDEKIVLELDQKVVDQQNTLEKAGVPGFYITTNSQELTLQMNLFELILKLQQKEAQPGRCLP; from the exons ATGAgtacaagaaataaaagaaacgCTAGAGG atgtgaaacaaaacagaaatcctgGAAGGGGACAAGAAACCAGAGTTTAAAAATGGAAGGTTACCATGCCATATATGAGAGTGCAGCTGACACAACTAAGCAACAAGAGAGGCATTACTACCTACTGTCAGAGTTGCAGAACTTGGTCAAAGCCTTGCCCAG TTCATTCCAGCAGCGTCTCTCTTACACGATGCTCAGTGATCTTGCATTGGCACTAATTGATGGGACGGTTTTTGAGATAGCACGAGGTCTGCTGGACATCCAGCATTTAACAGAGAAAAACCTGTATAACCAGCGTCAAAAGCTGCACACTGAGCACAGAA tgCTTAAACAGGAAATGGTTAGGAAGCATAAAGAAGCCCTGCAGTCTTGCAAAACTCACAATTTGGCCGTTCTCCGGGCCGCCCAGCAGAGAGAGCTCGAG AATCTGGAACAACGTGTCAAAGATGAGCAGAGAATGATGGATGAAAAAATTGTGCTCGAGTTAGACCAGAAAGTAGTTGACCAGCAGAACACTTTGGAGAAGGCAGGAGTGCCAGGATTCTACATTACAACTAATTCACAG GAGTTAACACTGCAAATGAATTTGTTTGAACTGATTCTAAAACTTCAGCAAAAGGAAGCACAACCTGGACGCTGTCTTCCTTAA
- the dgcr6 gene encoding protein DGCR6 isoform X4, producing MILMERCETKQKSWKGTRNQSLKMEGYHAIYESAADTTKQQERHYYLLSELQNLVKALPSSFQQRLSYTMLSDLALALIDGTVFEIARGLLDIQHLTEKNLYNQRQKLHTEHRMLKQEMVRKHKEALQSCKTHNLAVLRAAQQRELENLEQRVKDEQRMMDEKIVLELDQKVVDQQNTLEKAGVPGFYITTNSQELTLQMNLFELILKLQQKEAQPGRCLP from the exons atgattctCATGGAAAG atgtgaaacaaaacagaaatcctgGAAGGGGACAAGAAACCAGAGTTTAAAAATGGAAGGTTACCATGCCATATATGAGAGTGCAGCTGACACAACTAAGCAACAAGAGAGGCATTACTACCTACTGTCAGAGTTGCAGAACTTGGTCAAAGCCTTGCCCAG TTCATTCCAGCAGCGTCTCTCTTACACGATGCTCAGTGATCTTGCATTGGCACTAATTGATGGGACGGTTTTTGAGATAGCACGAGGTCTGCTGGACATCCAGCATTTAACAGAGAAAAACCTGTATAACCAGCGTCAAAAGCTGCACACTGAGCACAGAA tgCTTAAACAGGAAATGGTTAGGAAGCATAAAGAAGCCCTGCAGTCTTGCAAAACTCACAATTTGGCCGTTCTCCGGGCCGCCCAGCAGAGAGAGCTCGAG AATCTGGAACAACGTGTCAAAGATGAGCAGAGAATGATGGATGAAAAAATTGTGCTCGAGTTAGACCAGAAAGTAGTTGACCAGCAGAACACTTTGGAGAAGGCAGGAGTGCCAGGATTCTACATTACAACTAATTCACAG GAGTTAACACTGCAAATGAATTTGTTTGAACTGATTCTAAAACTTCAGCAAAAGGAAGCACAACCTGGACGCTGTCTTCCTTAA
- the dgcr6 gene encoding protein DGCR6 isoform X5, giving the protein MEGYHAIYESAADTTKQQERHYYLLSELQNLVKALPSSFQQRLSYTMLSDLALALIDGTVFEIARGLLDIQHLTEKNLYNQRQKLHTEHRMLKQEMVRKHKEALQSCKTHNLAVLRAAQQRELENLEQRVKDEQRMMDEKIVLELDQKVVDQQNTLEKAGVPGFYITTNSQELTLQMNLFELILKLQQKEAQPGRCLP; this is encoded by the exons ATGGAAGGTTACCATGCCATATATGAGAGTGCAGCTGACACAACTAAGCAACAAGAGAGGCATTACTACCTACTGTCAGAGTTGCAGAACTTGGTCAAAGCCTTGCCCAG TTCATTCCAGCAGCGTCTCTCTTACACGATGCTCAGTGATCTTGCATTGGCACTAATTGATGGGACGGTTTTTGAGATAGCACGAGGTCTGCTGGACATCCAGCATTTAACAGAGAAAAACCTGTATAACCAGCGTCAAAAGCTGCACACTGAGCACAGAA tgCTTAAACAGGAAATGGTTAGGAAGCATAAAGAAGCCCTGCAGTCTTGCAAAACTCACAATTTGGCCGTTCTCCGGGCCGCCCAGCAGAGAGAGCTCGAG AATCTGGAACAACGTGTCAAAGATGAGCAGAGAATGATGGATGAAAAAATTGTGCTCGAGTTAGACCAGAAAGTAGTTGACCAGCAGAACACTTTGGAGAAGGCAGGAGTGCCAGGATTCTACATTACAACTAATTCACAG GAGTTAACACTGCAAATGAATTTGTTTGAACTGATTCTAAAACTTCAGCAAAAGGAAGCACAACCTGGACGCTGTCTTCCTTAA
- the dgcr6 gene encoding protein DGCR6 isoform X1, translating into MATSLPVCLIQENPPSLELCETKQKSWKGTRNQSLKMEGYHAIYESAADTTKQQERHYYLLSELQNLVKALPSSFQQRLSYTMLSDLALALIDGTVFEIARGLLDIQHLTEKNLYNQRQKLHTEHRMLKQEMVRKHKEALQSCKTHNLAVLRAAQQRELENLEQRVKDEQRMMDEKIVLELDQKVVDQQNTLEKAGVPGFYITTNSQELTLQMNLFELILKLQQKEAQPGRCLP; encoded by the exons ATGGCTACATCATTGCCGGTTTGTTTAATCCAGGAGAATCCTCCATCTTTGGAATt atgtgaaacaaaacagaaatcctgGAAGGGGACAAGAAACCAGAGTTTAAAAATGGAAGGTTACCATGCCATATATGAGAGTGCAGCTGACACAACTAAGCAACAAGAGAGGCATTACTACCTACTGTCAGAGTTGCAGAACTTGGTCAAAGCCTTGCCCAG TTCATTCCAGCAGCGTCTCTCTTACACGATGCTCAGTGATCTTGCATTGGCACTAATTGATGGGACGGTTTTTGAGATAGCACGAGGTCTGCTGGACATCCAGCATTTAACAGAGAAAAACCTGTATAACCAGCGTCAAAAGCTGCACACTGAGCACAGAA tgCTTAAACAGGAAATGGTTAGGAAGCATAAAGAAGCCCTGCAGTCTTGCAAAACTCACAATTTGGCCGTTCTCCGGGCCGCCCAGCAGAGAGAGCTCGAG AATCTGGAACAACGTGTCAAAGATGAGCAGAGAATGATGGATGAAAAAATTGTGCTCGAGTTAGACCAGAAAGTAGTTGACCAGCAGAACACTTTGGAGAAGGCAGGAGTGCCAGGATTCTACATTACAACTAATTCACAG GAGTTAACACTGCAAATGAATTTGTTTGAACTGATTCTAAAACTTCAGCAAAAGGAAGCACAACCTGGACGCTGTCTTCCTTAA
- the dgcr6 gene encoding protein DGCR6 isoform X2, translating into MATSLPVCLIQENPPSLELCETKQKSWKGTRNQSLKMEGYHAIYESAADTTKQQERHYYLLSELQNLVKALPSSFQQRLSYTMLSDLALALIDGTVFEIARGLLDIQHLTEKNLYNQRQKLHTEHRMLKQEMVRKHKEALQSCKTHNLAVLRAAQQRELENLEQRVKDEQRMMDEKIVLELDQKVVDQQNTLEKAGVPGFYITTNSQGIFTVLFLCFTSGVNTANEFV; encoded by the exons ATGGCTACATCATTGCCGGTTTGTTTAATCCAGGAGAATCCTCCATCTTTGGAATt atgtgaaacaaaacagaaatcctgGAAGGGGACAAGAAACCAGAGTTTAAAAATGGAAGGTTACCATGCCATATATGAGAGTGCAGCTGACACAACTAAGCAACAAGAGAGGCATTACTACCTACTGTCAGAGTTGCAGAACTTGGTCAAAGCCTTGCCCAG TTCATTCCAGCAGCGTCTCTCTTACACGATGCTCAGTGATCTTGCATTGGCACTAATTGATGGGACGGTTTTTGAGATAGCACGAGGTCTGCTGGACATCCAGCATTTAACAGAGAAAAACCTGTATAACCAGCGTCAAAAGCTGCACACTGAGCACAGAA tgCTTAAACAGGAAATGGTTAGGAAGCATAAAGAAGCCCTGCAGTCTTGCAAAACTCACAATTTGGCCGTTCTCCGGGCCGCCCAGCAGAGAGAGCTCGAG AATCTGGAACAACGTGTCAAAGATGAGCAGAGAATGATGGATGAAAAAATTGTGCTCGAGTTAGACCAGAAAGTAGTTGACCAGCAGAACACTTTGGAGAAGGCAGGAGTGCCAGGATTCTACATTACAACTAATTCACAG ggGATCTTCACagttttatttctctgttttacttCAGGAGTTAACACTGCAAATGAATTTGTTTGA